From one Xiphophorus hellerii strain 12219 chromosome 18, Xiphophorus_hellerii-4.1, whole genome shotgun sequence genomic stretch:
- the LOC116707981 gene encoding bromodomain and WD repeat-containing protein 1-like isoform X5, whose amino-acid sequence MAKSRNISLLESELYYLISRFLTTGPCRRAAEVLASELEEYQLLPGRLDWLGNEHPRTYEDVVAANRHVAPDHLLQICKQIGPLLDKEVPSCVPGVHSLLGSGKQSMLRTAKDCDGVQLKASSYAALHRGRPPERPLNQKQPPHQVKVHRGRELTGVQRFSSISPVSTYEHMRLHRRILGHLSAVYCIAFDRTGLRIFTGSDDCLVKIWSSHDGRLHSTLRGHSAEITDLAVNYENTLIAAGSCDKTIRVWCLRTCAPMAVLQGHSGSITSIQFSPFAKGSKRYILSTGTDATVCFWQWDVNNISFSDRPYKFTERPRPGVQTVCSSFSPGGMFLATGSTDDVIRIYYLGSGSPEKISELHEHTDKVDSIQFCHSGERFVSGSRDGTARIWRLHQRQRWRCILLNMSATLPGAEPTNEEENYFKPKVTMVAWDRHDNTVVTAVNNHLLKVWNSYTGQLLHILKGHEDEVFVLEPHPFDPRIILSAGHDGNVFIWDLQRGKNTWHYFNMIEGQGHGAVFDCKFTPDGQRFACTDSHGHLLIFGFGSSKPYEKLPDQVFFHTDYRPLIRDANGFVLDEQTQQAPHLMPPPFLVDVDGNPHPPRYQRLVPGRENIAAEHLVPQLGYVATSDGEVVEQVISQQTAEPEEVSVRRSSLLDEAIRQLQEQQDRQNQLGTEAAPGPDARPEGQVLAPAPSTPRRVSVNERADVQSPPNVGLRRSGQVEGVRQMHQNAPRSQMATERDLQAWRRRVVVPELAASNYRNQEDVRTARGDEEVFLYNTKKRWIIYGSCRDDSDEEPSAAKRVHSRRGSSDLIEFSCEEGEETASSDIHSEDNDLDGSELDTSNDEEEWNSDSSNHTSSEYSDWTADAGINLQPSTPLSSRKRVRRKLSSSEEEDEEDNEEEEEKQQSEEEEKPVKKSKEKAKKAKAKSPRRPKPRPSINREVSNEFRPSAWITDVIPRKSPFVPQMGDEVIYFRQGHEAYVDAVSRSELYPINLEKQPWKKMELRDQEFVKITGIKYEVCPPTLCCLKLTLIDHGTKKITDKSFSIKYHDMPDVIDFLVLRQSYDEALRRNWQPNDRFRSVIDDAWWFGTIVCQEPYQPEYPDSLFQCFKVRWDNGETEKLSPWDVEPIQDDAQPPDTDGGGIPATAEEMKELMYKPVPGEWGERSRDEECERIIAGIEQLITLEIAAPFSGPVDLIQYPTYCTVIAYPTDLGTVRLRLINRFYRRLSALVWEARYIAHNARTFNEPRSKIAHSAKIISSVLQKFVNNPSCTDILEIYNAVEEMDDDDEEEEMEAPGTSSGHRLRQHSVEVLPDRDSWKEHCRHLVNYIFECEDSEPFRQPVDPENYPDYLDIIDTPMDFGTVKRTLGEDRYENPIELCKDTRLIFANAKAYTPNKRSKIYSMTLRLSAFFEEQIRTIISEYKTAVKSSDRLRRSQRFRKKMQQQDQSSATTSSQKKSAVKTQEKSESMSITKSTSAKVSVPERARRSRGRSSGLSSSEDDSGSKAASSTAVACAIIDAKSKSLTLESGKESESENEQSDSDDEETRPASSKRHQSRHKARVTRSKTSKKKKKSY is encoded by the exons ATGGCCAAAAGTCGGAACATTTCGCTCCTTGAGTCGG AGCTCTATTACTTGATTTCTCGTTTCTTAACAACGGGTCCGTGTCGGAGAGCGGCTGAG GTCCTAGCAAGTGAACTCGAAGAATATCAG CTCTTACCGGGAAGATTGGACTGGCTGGGAAATGAACACCCTAGAACATACGAAGATGTG GTTGCTGCCAACAGACATGTTGCACCCGATCATTTGCTACAGATATGTAAGCAAATTGGACCACTCCTCGATAAAGAGGTCCCATCGTGTGTCCCAGGTGTGCACTCTCTCCTGGGGTCTGGAAAGCAGTCCATGCTTCGGACTGCAAAAG ACTGTGACGGTGTGCAGCTCAAAGCTTCATCATATGCAGCCCTTCATCGGGGCAGACCACCAGAGAGGCCTTTGAACCAGAAGCAACCTCCACATCAAG TGAAGGTACATCGAGGGAGGGAGCTGACTGGAGTACAGCGTTTTAGCTCCATCAGTCCTGTCAGCACATATGAGCACATGCGCCTGCACAGGCGGATCCTGGGACATCTGTCTGCAGTGTATTGTATCGCATTTGATCGAACCGGTCTCAGGATCTTCACA GGCTCAGATGATTGTTTGGTGAAGATTTGGTCTTCGCACGATGGAAGGCTTCACTCAACATTGAGAGGACACTCTGCAGAAATCACAGACTTGGCTGTCAACTATGAAAACACACTAATTGCTGCAGGAAGCTGTGACAAGACCATCCGTGTGTGGTGCCTTCGTACCTGTGCTCCTATGGCTGTGCTGCAGGGACACAGTGGATCCATTACCTCCATTCAG ttttcacCTTTTGCCAAGGGCTCCAAACGTTACATTCTGTCGACTGGAACGGATGCTACTGTCTGCTTCTGGCAGTGGGATGTCAACAACATCAGCTTCAG TGATCGGCCATACAAGTTTACAGAGCGGCCAAGGCCAGGGGTCCAGACTGTGTGCTCCTCGTTCAGTCCAG GTGGGATGTTCTTGGCAACAGGAAGCACAGACGATGTCATTAGAATATACTACCTGGGAAGCGGGAGTCCAGAGAAGATATCAGAGCTCCATGAGCACACG gaTAAAGTGGACAGCATCCAGTTCTGCCACTCAGGTGAAAG GTTTGTAAGCGGAAGTCGAGATGGAACGGCTCGAATCTGGAGGCTGCATCAGCGGCAGCGCTGGAGATGCATCCTACTCAACATGTCCGCAACTCTTCCTGG TGCTGAACCAACAAACGAAGAGGAAAACTACTTTAAACCCAAAGTTACCATGGTTGCGTGGGATCGCCATGACAATACAGTCGTCACGGCTGTTAACAACCATCTCCTCAAAGTGTGGAACTCCTACACAGGACAGCTGCTACATATCCTAAAA GGCCATGAAGATGAGGTGTTTGTCCTCGAACCTCACCCCTTTGATCCCAGGATCATCCTGTCTGCTGGCCACGACGGGAACGTCTTCATCTGGGATCTACAACGAGGAAAAAACACCTGGCATTACTTCAACATG ATTGAGGGTCAGGGTCATGGAGCCGTTTTTGACTGCAAATTCACTCCTGATGGTCAGCGGTTTGCCTGCACAGACTCGCACGGCCATCTGCTCATCTTTGGCTTTGGCAGCTCCAAACCGTACGAAAAG CTGCCAGACCAGGTGTTCTTCCACACAGATTACAGGCCGCTGATTCGTGATGCCAATGGGTTTGTGCTGGATGAGCAAACACAGCAAGCTCCCCATCTGATGCCCCCTCCGTTCTTGGTCGATGTAGATGGAAACCCCCATCCACCCAG ATACCAGCGTCTCGTCCCGGGCAGGGAGAACATCGCTGCCGAGCATCTGGTTCCTCAGCTGGGATATGTAGCTACTA GCGATGGCGAGGTGGTGGAGCAGGTGATCAGCCAGCAGACGGCAGAACCCGAGGAGGTTTCAGTGAGACGCAGCAGCCTTCTGGACGAGGCGATCCGACAGCTGCAGGAACAACAGGACCGGCAGAACCAGCTCGGGACAGAAGCAGCACCAGGTCCTGATGCCAGACCAGAAGGCCAGGTGTTGGCACCAGCACCAAGTACTCCACGCAGAG TGTCTGTGAATGAGCGAGCAGATGTGCAGTCACCTCCTAATGTGGGTCTGAGACGAAGTGGCCAGGTGGAGGGTGTGAGGCAGATGCACCAAAATGCTCCTCGCAGTCAGATGGCCACAGAAAGAGACCTGCAGGCGTGGAGGCGCAGGGTGGTGGTTCCTGAACTGGCAGCTAGTAACTACAG GAACCAGGAGGATGTTCGCACAGCCAGAGGAGATGAGGAGGTTTTCCTGTACAACACAAAGAAGAGATGGATTATCTATGGCAGCTGTCGG GATGATTCAGACGAGGAACCTTCGGCTGCAAAGCGAGTTCACAGCCGCAGAGGTTCCTCAGATCTTATTGAGTTCTCATGTGAAGAAGGCGAGGAGACGGCTAGTTCAGATATTCACTCTGAG GACAATGACCTTGATGGCAGTGAACTGGATACCTCCAATGATGAGGAAGAGTGGAACAGTGACAGCTCTAA CCATACATCCAGCGAGTACTCTGACTGGACAGCAGATGCTGGCATAAACCTGCAGCCCTCCACTCCGCTGTCCTCACGTAAGCGAGTGAGGCGCAAACTCAGCAGctctgaggaagaggatgaggaagacaatgaggaagaggaggagaagcagcaaagtgaggaggaggaaaaacctgtgaagaaaagcaaagagaaagcTAAGAAAGCCAAAGCCAAGTCACCCCGG CGTCCAAAGCCCCGACCATCGATTAACAGAGAAGTGTCAAATGAGTTCAGGCCGTCAGCGTGGATCACCGATGTCATTCCCAGGAAGTCTCCTTTTGTTCCACAGATGGGCGATGAG GTGATCTACTTCCGCCAGGGCCATGAGGCCTATGTGGATGCTGTGAGTCGCAGTGAGCTCTATCCCATCAATCTGGAAAAACAACCATGGAAAAAAATGGAGCTGCGG GATCAAGAGTTTGTGAAAATCACTGGTATTAAATATGAAGTTTGCCCTCCAACGCTCTGCTGTCTGAAGCTGACTCTTATCGACCACGGCACCAAGAAAATCACAGACAAATCATTTTCTATCAA GTACCACGACATGCCAGATGTGATCGATTTTCTGGTGTTGAGGCAGAGTTATGACGAGGCGCTCCGTCGAAACTGGCAGCCAA ATGACAGGTTTCGCTCAGTGATCGACGATGCCTGGTGGTTTGGGACCATCGTCTGTCAGGAGCCCTACCAGCCGGAATACCCAGACAGCCTCTTTCAGTGCTTCAAAGTCAG aTGGGACAACGGAGAAACCGAAAAGCTCAGTCCCTGGGACGTGGAACCTATACAGGACGATG CCCAGCCCCCTGACACAGATGGAGGAGGTATCCCTGCGACAGCGGAGGAGATGAAAGAGCTGATGTACAAACCTGTACCAGGGGAGTGGGGCGAGAGGAGCAGGGACGAGGAGTGTGAACGCATCATCGCTGGTATCGAGCAGCTCATTACTCTCG AGATTGCAGCTCCGTTTTCTGGTCCGGTAGACTTAATCCAGTATCCCACCTACTGCACCGTGATCGCCTATCCCACCGATCTGGGCACAGTCAGACTGCGGCTCATCAACAGATTTTACAG GCGCCTCTCTGCATTAGTTTGGGAAGCCAGGTATATTGCACATAACGCCCGCACTTTCAATGAGCCAAGAAGCAAGATTGCCCACTCTGCAAAAATCATCTCAAGCGTTCTCCAGAAATTTGTCAA taaCCCAAGCTGCACAGATATTTTGGAGATCTACAATGCTGTGGAGGAGATGGACGATGATGATGAG GAAGAAGAAATGGAAGCACCAGGCACATCCTCAGGACATAGACTACGTCAg CACTCAGTGGAGGTCTTGCCAGACCGAGATTCTTGGAAGGAACATTGTAGGCATCTGGTCAACTATATATTTGAATGTGAAGACTCAGAACCGTTCAGACAGCCTGTGGATCCTGAGAACTATCCT GATTATCTTGACATTATTGATACTCCAATGGACTTTGGCACAGTGAAAAGGACTCTGGGGGAAGATCGCTATGAAAACCCTATAGAGCTGTGCAAAGACACGCGCTTAATATTTGCCAATGCTAAGGCTTACACGCCCAACAAACGCTCCAAG ATTTACAGCATGACCTTGCGACTCTCTGCCTTCTTCGAGGAGCAGATCAGAACAATCATATCAGAGTACAAAACTGCCGTCAAAAGCAGTGACCGACTGCGCCGTAGTCAAAGGTTTCGCAAGAAAATGCAGCAGCAGGATCAGTCCTCAGCCACAACAAG CAGTCAAAAAAAGTCCGCTGTTAAAACTCAGGAAAAATCGGAGTCAATGTCCATAACAAAATCTACCTCAGCCAAAGTGTCTGTTCCTGAGAGAGCGAGACGGAGTCGAGGCAGAAGCTCAGGTCTAAGCTCCTCAGAGGACGACTCCGGCTCCAAAGCTGCCTCATCCACGGCAG TCGCCTGTGCAATTATTGATGCAAAGAGCAAGAGTCTTACTTTGGAAAGCGGAAAAG agtCTGAAAGCGAGAATGAACAGAGTGATTCAGATGATGAGGAGACACGTCCAGCGTCTTCAAAGCGTCATCAAAGCAGACACAAAGCCAGAGTTACAAGAAGCAAAACttccaagaagaagaaaaaa AGCTACTAA